ATTTTCCTAGGCTTTATCAGTTGGTTAGCATTTAACTGGCTACAAAAACAATTATATCGTCGTCGTTTAGCTAAACTAGATCCCATCGAAAAACTATATCGGGAAATGATCGACTTTTTGAGTGAAAAAGGTTATCCCAAACATAAAGCCCAAACACCAAAAGAATACGCCCAAAGATTAAGGGAATTTTTAACCATTGAACAACTAGAAATTATCGATTTAATTTCCACTAGCTTTGTCGCTTGGCGTTATGGAAACCAAAAATATAATATTGATTATTTACAAACTCAATTTAACTTACTAAAAGGTAGTTTTAAATCAAAAAACAGTAAACAATTAACAATGAATCATGATTAATTTCTCAATAAATAGATTATTGTTATTACCACCCACTAATTAGGGTGAAAAAAGGTCATCTCGACTTCCCTCGATAACCATGATGAACCTTGACTTATCAATCACAGGGAATAGATAAAAGATAATGATCAAAATATCTATAAATTTATAAAAATAAATAAAAATGGGTAATCCATAGTCCTATTTAAGAGAAATTTATATTAAAAATAAAACATAGTTATGGTAGAAAAATTTAACCAATGGAGTCAAGAAGAATGGGAAAATACTATCCTAGATTTTGCCAATTTACAGGGAGAAATTAACTATAAACAAGCCCAAAAATCATTACAAAATTTACTCAATAATCTTGACCTCAAAGAAGAAGAAAAAATAGGTTTAGAAACCGATATTAATCAACTAACAACCATGTTAGAAAAACTAGAAAACTCCGTCATCCAAATTGCTGCCTTTGGCATGGTAGGCAGGGGAAAATCTAGCGTTTTAAATGCCTTGGTAGGAGAAGAAATATTTATAACAGGGCCTTTACATGGGGTTACACAGGATATAAGCCAAACTAATTGGCAACTTAACCAAGAGAGTATTGGTAATGGATTGGGTAATGTGCAACGGTTGATTAATTCTAGTGCTAATGCTCAAATTCAATTGATTGATACTCCCGGCATTGATGAGATTGATGGGGAAACGAGGGAGGCTTTAGCCCATGATTTGGCTAGTCAGGTGGATTTAATTTTATTTGTGGTGTCGGGAGATATTACAAGGGTGGAGTATCAAGCGCTTTCTCAGTTGCGGGAAGTGGGTAAACCGATGATTTTGGTGTTTAATAAAATTGACCAGTATCCTGATGCCGATCGCACCGAAATTTATGAGACAATTAGGGATAAGAGGGTAAAAGAGTTATTATCCCCCGATGAAATCGTCATGGTGGCTGCTTCTCCTCTAGTTTCTGAAGCCATTAGGGATAAGGAAGGTAAATTAAAAGTTACCCGTCGTCGGGGAAAACCTGACATTGAAGATTTACAATTAAAAATTCTCGAAATTCTCCATCGAGAGGGAAAATCCCTCGTTGCCCTCAATACCATGTTATTTACAGGTAATATTAACGAACGATTGGTACAAAGAAAATTATCAGTTAGGGATGATAACGCCGAAAAAATTATCCAAAAAGCCGTGATGACTAAAGCCAGTGCGATCGCCCTTAACCCCGTAACCGCCCTAGATTTGTTCACAGGGGCGCTCATTGACGTGGCGATGATTTTGAGCCTTTCCCACCTTTATAACATCCCCATGACCCAAAAAGGGGCATTAGGATTACTAAAAAAAATAGCCTTCAGCATGGGAGGTATTACCGCCAGTGACATCCTTGTTACATTTGGTTTAAGTTCCCTCAAAGGAGTATTAGGTTTAACTACCCCCATCACAGGAGGATTAAGCCTTGCCCCCTATCTCTCCATCGCCATTACCCAAGCAGGAGTGGCAGGAGTTTCCACCTATACCATTGGGCAAGTAACAAAAGTTTATCTGGCTAACGGCGCTTCATGGGGCGAAAATGGCCCCCTAGCAGTGGTGGAAAACATCATCAATTCCCTTGATGAAACCTCCATCTTAAACCGCATCAAATGGGAATTAAAAGCCAAACTCAAAGCCCCTAAACCGCCAATAATTGATCCCAATCTTGGCTAGGGGCATCCTCCTGGGCGACAATTTCCAAAATTTTGCCATCGGTTTGGGGGCGAGAAATCACCTCAACACATACCTGAGCCACCTTTCTACGGGGAATAGAGCCTTCCTCTAGGGTATCAGCGCCCTTTACCACCAACGGATATAAATTGTCCTCATTTTTTAACCCCCCAGGCCTGACGATAGTATAATTTAAGCCACTATTGATCAAATACTTTTCTGCCTGTTTTTTCCAAAACAACACCAAGCCAAATAAATTAAGAGGATGGAAAAACTTCGATACACAAAGGGAAGTAACAAAAATAAATTTATCTATATCTGCTTTTTTGGCACAATTAATTAAATTTTTACTCCCCTCAAAATCCACCTTATAAAACGCCGTAATATCCCAACTAGGGGCTGCCCCCGTAGCACAAATTACCACTTCACAATCTTTTAAAGCATTGTCTAAAGTTGTAGGTTTTAAAACATCCCCCATAACAACCTCCACCGATGGGGGTAAAATCTCCTTTGCCTTGGCTTCATCCCTCACTAAAGCCCTAACGTCCATCCCTTTTTCTACCAACTCTTGAACAATTCTTCTTCCTGTTTGCCCCGTTGCCCCTGCTACTAAAATTTTCATAAAATTTACTATTTTTTTGATGATAATTACGATGATTCCATGGTATCAATTTGTTTAAACTAAATAGGTTGATCATCGCGCCAATTACCATCAATCACCGTACCATCACTGAAAGTATATACCCCGCTACCATTCTTCTTACCGTTGGCAAATTCCCCTTTATAAGTATCACCATTACTATAATCACAGACTACCTGTCCATGAAGTTGATTATTTTGGAATTCTCCCTGACAGACATCACCATTGGCGAAAGTAAAAACCCCCTGCCCTGCAAATTTTCCATTGACAAACTCTCCTTGATAACGATTACCATTGGGAAATGTATAAGAGCCATTGCCAGATTGTTGTCCGTCTTCAAAGTTTCCTTCGTAAACTCCTCCGTCAGAGAAAGTAAATTTTCCTTGCCCATGGGGTACACCATTTTTCATTTCCCCTTGGTAGGTGTCATCGCTGGGGTATCTTCTTTCACCCCTTCCCGTAATTGCACCTTCGGTAAAAGTACCTCGATAACTACCACCATCAGCAAAGACATAAAATCCTTGTCCTTCAGGTTGATTATTGACTAATTGTCCCTGGTAGCGATCGCCATTATCATAATCACAGACACCTTCTCCCTGAATTTGACCATCTCGGATAGTACCTTGGCAACTATCCCCATTACTATAAATAAACTTACCCTCCCCTTGGGGTTCACCATTAACAAATTGCCCTTCATATTTACTCCCGTCGGTGGAAGTATAAACCCCTTGTCCGTGGGGTTGCCCTTGTTTAAATTCCCCTTCGTAAATATCTCCTTCTTGATAAATTCTTTTACCTACCCCCTCAATTTGATCATCGGTAAATTCCCCTTCGTAAACATCACCATTGGCAAAGGTATATTTTCCCTGTCCTTGCTTTTCTCCATCAACAAAATTTCCTTCATAAATATCCCCATTACTAAAGGTACATTTTCCTTGACCATGAAGATTTCCTTCTTTCAATTGTCCTTCACATTTACTCCCATCCGCTAGGTTAATGGTATTGGCTAAAACAGGATTAATAAATAATAATCCATTGGTTAAAGTTAAGCCTAAAAAAGCGGTTAATAAATATTTAGAAGATTGTTTATTCATGATTTTTATTTTTTCTAAAAGTACGAAATAGTTTAATAATAAGGCAATAAAACTTTAATAAAAGTTTCATTTATTTTGAACAAGATATATTTTTAATCAATATTTTATTTAGGATAAAACATAATCAATAAATACCTAAAAAAATAATCAAATCCTAATCAAATAAATATATCTATTCTGAATTCTCATTTTCCGTGGACTGTTGTTGTTGCCTTTCCCGTTCGGCTTGGGCTTCAGCTTCCCGTTGTTGCCTTTCCCGTTCGGCTTGGGCTTCGGCTTCCCGTTGTTGCCTTTCCCGTTCGGCTTGGGCTTCAGCCTCCCGTTGTTGCCTTTCCCGTTCGGCTTGGGCTTCCGCCTCCTGTTGTTCTTGTTGCAATTGTTGTTGATTTTCTTGTTCTCTCTGAAGTTGAGCCTCTCTTTCCTGACGCTCTCTTTCTAACTGCTGTTGTCTTTCAAGCCTTTCTTGTTCCAATTGAGCCTGACGTTCTTCCCTCCTTCGTTGCTCTTCCATACGAGCTTGTCTTTCCTGTTCTTCTTTTTTCTGACGGGCAAGGCGATCAAATTCTGAACCTGCTACGGTGAAATTAATTCTAACCTGCACGGAGGCGGTGTTATTCCCCGGGGCTGTAAAGGTCATTCTTTGGGCGGCCAATAGGGCTTGTCTGTTTACTTCTCCGTTACTATGTCCACTAACGATACTAGCGCCCCTAACACCACCATTACTATTAAGATTAACCCTCACGGTGGCTTGACCTTCTACCCCTTCTAAGGCTGATGGATAGGAGGGTTGACAGTTACTCAAACATTGAATACTGGCAGGGGTTGGATTGGGCTTGGGTTGGGGGGCTTGTGGTCTATTTTGGCTAGGGGGGGTAATATCTTGGGGACGAGATGCGGTGGGGGAGTTTGAGCCGTTATTGTTGCGGTTTTGATTATTGTTGAGGCTGTTTCTGAGGTTATTAAGATTTTCTCCATTTTGGGAATTGTTGGCGGTGCTTGGGGTTCGGGTATTGTTACGGTTTATTCTACCGCTGCTTATTTCTTGGTTATGATCAACGGATCTGGAAACATTATTATTATTATTATTGATTTGTCTTGAGGGAGTGCGCACAGAATTTCTTAAATTACTGGTATTATCACTATAATTTTCTAGGGGTTGAAGGGCGCTCGGAGAATTATTCCTCGCAAGGGTATTATTATTAACTGTTGGTTGGCTAGGTCGTGATGGTACAGAATTATTATTCTGAGAATTAATCTGACGGTTAGGGGTATTAAATCTAGGTCTAACGTTGCTAGACTCAGGAGACACAGGAGTAGGATTAGTTACCTCTGGGGTAGGAGTTTCCACCACTTCTTGACTGGTTTCTTGGGGTGGAGTTTCTGGAGTCGTATTATTTTCCACTACCGTGGGAGGATTAGGGGTAATTTCGGGTTGCACAGGCTGGGGCGGTGGGGTAGGAGCATTACTCTGGGGGTTTTGGGGGGTTGGAGGAGTAACCGTTTGAGGAGGAGTTGGCGTAACCTGCTGTGGAGATTCTTGGGGTTGTTCTTCTGGTTGGGTTTGGGGTTGAGGATCTTCTTGAACTAAAATTAATTCGATGGGTTTTTGTTCTTCCTTGGTGATGGGATTGGGCTGATTCGCTACCATAATCAACAATACTCCATGAAGGGCTATGGAGCTAAATATTCCAAAGGTAACTATTTTTTTTGTTTTTTCTGCTTCTTTTTGTCTTTGCTCTATGGAGGGAGATGAGTAGGTCATGGTAGTAGAATATTTTTGCAAATTAATTGCAGTTGAAAGAATTTTTCGCCATACTCAAGATCTTAAATTAATTAGTAATCTTTTGCAACAGAATTATTGAGAAGATAAGTCATAAATGGCGTTGTTGATTGGAGATATGATTGCTTATGAATTAGGGAATGATTCTACTACCCTCATCAACCGTGAGGAACGGTGATAATATTCTAATATCTCGATACTAATACCAAATCTGATTTAAAAAATATATCATCACTCCCCTTGCAATGAATTACAAGGCTAACAGTTTATCGTTCAATAAATTGAACTAAGGTATATTTTGATTCACGGATTTAGAGAAAATTTTATTCCGAATTAAATAACAAGCTAAACTACATCTAAAATTGTTATGTCATAGCAAGTTCGGATAGATGACGATAATAGAAAGTCCCCCAATAATGGGGGATTTAGGGGAAAAAAGCCGAGCCTTTTTATAACTGATGACTCGGACTCAATATTAAAAGAAGATTATTGAATTTTTCCCTTAGGGCTAAATTTGAGTTTTTGAACGATGAAAAGGTTATGTAATGCCATTAATCCTAAAGTCCATAAAGCATTAACATAGAATACTTGCCAAAGTACAGAAACGTTAAAGCCGTGTAAATCTCCCAACACAACCCCACCGAGCCAAATCATGGCTTGATAGGCGATAAAACCAATGACAAGGGTTAAGCCAATGGAGGAAAGATATTGACGGAAATTTTTACTTTGTCTGTCAAATTGAAATAAACCAAACACAGTGGCCAATAATCCACCTAAGAGAATCACAACACCCCAAGCAATGGTACTAAAATCGAGGGGATAATCTCTCATGGTAAAACCGATTACTTGGTTGACTAACCACATTAATAATATGGTGGTGATAGCCTTAGATTTAGAAAGGTTAGTAGAGGCGATCGCACCGAAGCCCACCAAAGGTAAAGCACAGGTAAAAACCACATTACTAAAACTCCCCAACGCAAGGAGAGCAAAAAACCAACCACGGCTATTATTCACCGTCCATTGACAACTAGCCCAATTAATTTTGTCTGAATCATTGGGAAATCTTGAAACTGAAAGAGTCATAATCAATACCTCATAAATAAAATTTGTGTAAAAAACGAAAATCCCTAATGTGGAATAGGGGGATAAAGATGATCAGCAATTTTTTCACCTCCCATAACGTGCTTATTAACAATATCCCTTGCCACCTCAGGAGAAACCCTTGTGTACCAAGTTTTGTCCCCCGAATAAAAAACCACTGGCCCCATTTTGCACACCTCCAAACAACCCGAAGTTTTTACCTTAATATCAAGTCCTGTTTTTACTACCTCCTCTTGCAGCGCATCAAAAATAGGTTGCCAATCCTGACAAGGATAACAGCGCCCCGAACGACACACCGACAAATAAGGGGTTTTCAAAGGATTACGATCATAGGGGATAGGTTTTTCTCCCAAAACATAAATATTCCGCAACTCCTCATATAAACTAAGTCTTGCCAAATCTGGCTTATGCTCAGGCAACAAATTATTATCCTCATCCACAAAAGGATTAGGTAGAAAAATATTCATCATTTTTTCCCCCGCCCCATTCCAAAACTGAATACCCCAACTGCGGGGCTGATTCTTTTCATTAAAACGACGATAAAAAGAAGCTCTACTAACAACCCTTTGTTGTCGTAACGATAAAGGCGTTTTCTCATCCGGGCCTCCCCCATGCTCCTCTAAACAAAGATGTAAATGCCAAGTATCCGTCACCACAGTCAGATAACCGTCATAGATAACACATACCTTGGGGGGTTTAGTTAACTCTAATTCTAAAACGCTACCTTCAACCACATGACCAACTTGGGTTTTTTGCCAATGTTCTTGAAACAAGGTATGTAGTAAACAACCGAGGGTATCCACATCACAGGGAATATCTTCATATTCCATCAAGCCCCCCGTAACGAGATTTTCTGTAGTTAACTTATTCAGAGGTTTAACCCAAGGATTAAATTCGCCCATAATTGACTCCTAAAATGTTGCACTTACCCCGACTCGGAAATTTCTACCGACGGCGGGAAAACCGGGGAATTGTTCATATTGTTGATCAAATATATTATCTATTCCCCCTGTTAAGGTAACATTAGCAGAGAAAGGAATGCGGGTTTTAAAATCTACGGTGGTGTATCCTGGTAGGGAATCAGTATTGGTGTTATTAACAAAGTAACCGCCCAAACTTTTGAGAATCAGAGCCAGATAAATGTCTTTTTCATAGGCAATACCAAGGTTAAAACTATTTGCCCCCCTGAAGCCTAGCTCATTTCCTTCGATGGCGGAGTTAACATCTTCTATGATACGAGGATCATTTAAAGTGTAGTTGGCAAAGGCAAAAAAGTTGGGGGCTACTTGAACATTTAAGTCGGCTTCTATGCCTGTGCTTTTGATTTCGCCGATGTTGGTGTAGGTGCTAGGGTTGCCAAACTCGAAGTTAATTAGGTTATCAATGCGATTACTAAAAAAGGTTAGTCGTAATAGCCCGATGTCTCCCAATTGTTGATCGATACCAATATCAAAACTGTTGCCCCTTTCGGGTTTTAGTTCAGGATTACCGACAATATTAAATGCTCCTAAACCTTCTAGGTTAACAATTTGGGGAGATCTAAAACTTCTACCATAGTTTCCCCTGATGGTGGTGGTGGGGGTAATGTGGTATCTTGCCCCGATGCTAGGGGAGGTAAAAGAGCCATTTACAAGGCTATTAAAGTCTTGTCGGAGTCCTAGATTAAGGTTAAATTGGGGGCTAAAATCGACACTGTAACTGGCAAAGAGGGCTTGTTGGCTAATGCTACCGTCATAGTTGAGGGTGGTTGTGCCACTGTTACTGCTGAAGGTGTTGTTATCGGCTTCGGTGTTACGAAAATCATACCCATAGGTAATGTTTTGGTTTGGGGTTAGTTGCCAGTTGTGTTGAACCTGTAACCCTAATGCTCGGCGGTTAACGTCATCTCTCCCCGCGGAAAAACCATCGGGGTTTTCAAATTCGTAGTTGAGAAAATCGCCATAAATTCTGGTGGTAAGGAGGGAGTCTTCTCCTTCTCCTAGTTTTGACTCTAGGGTTAAATCCATCAGTAATTTGTTGGTTGTTTGTCTGGCTCGGGGAGTGAGGTTATTAAATGCACCGCTGGTATTGGGAATGGGGATGCCCCCTGCGATGCCAAAGTCTTTGTTGAGGTAAAGAGCGCTGAAGGTGAGTTTGTTGCGATCGCCCAGATCCCCTGCCAATTTCAAATTGAAGTTATTATATAATACATCAGCGTTTTCTCTTTGGGATTCAAGCCCGATGCGATCGATACGGAAGGGAAAGTTATTATCAGCTTGGGTTCTAGTGTATCCCACCGCCCAACTAACACCATTAGTTTCTCCACGACTCTGGATGGCTTGTTCATTTAAACCAAAACTACCCACATTTGCCCTGACGGTTACTTGAGGAGTTTCCCCCGCACCGCTACGGGTAACGATGTTAATTACCCCCCCAAGGGCATCAGAGCCATAAAGGGTAGAACCCCCCCCCGGTAGAAGTTCAATCCTTTCAATGTTATCGGTGGTGAAGCTCGATAAATCAAAACCCCCAAACCCACCAATATCATTTATGGGTCGCCCATCCAGTAAAATCAAAACTTGGGAGGTACTAGCACCCCTAATAATTTGGGTACTTTGCCCCCCTAATTGTCCTCCTGTGGTGCCATCACTGAGAACCCCAGGCAGATATTTGAGGGCTTCTTGCACTGTTCTAGCTCCCTGAGCTTCTATCTGTTGCCTGTCAATAACATATACGGGGCGACTAGAATCCCTGACGGTAGCTTCCCTTCTAAAAGGGGCAAAAACGGGTTGATTGAGAATTTTATCGGTGATAATGATAAAAATTTCCTGTTCTTCTTCGGGGGTTAGATTATTTTCTGTTTCTGGTTTTTCTTCTTCTGTGAAATTATTTTCCATGTCGGACTCTTGTTGGGTTTGAGCTGACAGGGGCGCAAAAAAGCTAAACGGGACATTGACCGATAATAAAGGCAATGCCCAAACAAGACTTTTGCTAGGCAAAAGCCACCAATATTTATTCTTCATCCATACCTCGCAGATGATATTTTTATGTTATTTACGTTTTTTTGGCGGGCATCCTGACTCAAAGACTTTGTCTTATTACAGTTGCGGGACAGCGCTGGATTTTCACCAGTCTTTCCCCGTTTCCTCTAATGGCTGACCCCCATTAGAACCAAAATTTATATAGCAACTAATTAATCTATCCCATGGAGGTGTTTTTGTCAAATTCCCTTTTTAAAAAGTTTATTGCTAAATGTTGTACATAATTTCACTCTTTTGCTATATTATATTTTTGGAGTTAATTAGTAACTATTTGCAATTAGAGCGGTAATAAAATGTTTCCTGATAATATTTTGAATATAGGGGGGGTTGTAACCATACCCCTACTGGTTTTTTCTTTGATAACGGTGGCTTTAATCGTGGAGCGGTTCTGGTTTTGGACTAGAATTAAGTCAAGGGAAAGGTCGTTGATTCAGGAAGTTTTAAAAATTTATCGTTCTGATTGTGTAACGGCGATCGCCCGTTTACGTAAAAATATCGATTTGCCCATGGCGAGAATATTTTTGGAGGCTTTGGAATTAGAGGGCGCAAATGCCACAGAATTTCGTTTAGCCCTAGAAACGGCAACCCAAGCGGAATTACCTTTATTGAAAAGGTTTAATACTTTCTTTCAAACGGTCATCACCATTGCCCCTTTGTTGGGTTTATTAGGTACTATTTTGGGATTAATCGAATCCTTTGCATCCCTTGATTTGGGTAATGCGGGGGGGACAAACACCGCAGGGGTAACGGGGGGCATTAGTGAAGCCCTAGTGTCCACGGTAATGGGGTTGGTAGTGGCGATCGCAACGTTAATCTTTGCCAATGTGTTTCGTTCATTTTACCTACGTCAAATCGCCTTGATCCAAGAATATGGCGGACAATTAGAGCTTTTATATCGTCGTTTATACGAAAGAGGAGAAAAACCCTATGCGAATACCTGAAGAAAACGAAGTACAAGGAGAAATTAACATTGTACCGATGATTGACGCTATTTTCTCCATTTTGGCGTTTTTTATCATCTCTAGCTTAACCCTGATTCGTTCTCAAGGATTACCCGTCAATCTGCCTTCGGCCGAAACTTCCCAAGCCAACGAACGGGAAGAAATCAATATCACCATCCAAGATAATGGTAGTGTTTTTCTGGATCAACAACCAATTCAAGTAGAAACCATTGCCACCCAAGTTAGGAGTTTAATTCCTGAAAATCAACAGGCGATGGTCATTATCAATGCCGATGAAAGTGTCTCCCATGGCATTGTCGTATCAGTTATGGACCAACTTAGACAGGTAGAAGGGGCAACCCTGGCGATCGCCACTGAGTCTCCCGAATAGCTTGTTAAAGTAAATTTTCTTGGGAAAATAAAAGTTTTTAAACAATAAAAAAACATCAATATTTTATTAACTAATTTTTAAAAATCTCTTTAAATTTTAGTAATAATTATTATATTTGTCGTGCATATTTTTCCTAAGAAAGCAAAAAAAAAGCCGATATTTAAAGGCGTAAGAAAATTCAAGTTTATTTTAATTAACAAAAAATACTAATTTCAAAACAGTCAAATTTTATTCGTGGAAGTATATTTTTATAAAAATGAAAAATCAATTATTAACTAATAGTTCGCTCTTATTTGTAACACTTTTATTATCAACTTTTTCCGCTAATGCCCAAAATGTTAACCCAGAAAAAGCCCCATCTTTGGCAAGAGTTGATGATTTGGCAGAAGTAAAAACCAAGGCTCAATGGCTGGTACAAAATCAAACCAGTTCAGTGAGTAATATTACCAATATCACCATTAGTGAAGGAGAATCTGGACTAAATCTAATCATCGAAAATGATGATAATACCCCCTTACAACCATTAATTTTTCCCTTAGAAAATAATCTAATTATTGAATTTACGAATACTGAGTTAAATCTATCCTCTGGAGATAGTTTCGTCACCACCGATGTTAATGAAGACATCAGTAGAATTGAAGCGGTAAACAATGATAATGGTGGTGTAACTATTACCGTTACAGGGGTAGAACAAGCTCCCACCGCCCAGATTATTCCTTCCCAAGAAAATTTGGTATTGGGTATTGATACTGATGGGATGATGGCTAGGGAAGATGAACAAACCATTGAATTGGTGGTAACAGCTAATCGGGCGCAGGAGGATATAAATGAAGTGCCACGGTCTGTAACGGTTATTAATCGGGAGCAAATTGAGGAACAAACCAGAATTAGTCGAGATTTAGGGGAAATTTTGCCTAAATTGGTGCCTGGGATTGCTCCTTCTACCCAAACCAGTAGTATTTTTGGGCAACCCTTACGGGGAAGAAATGTTGGGGTATTGATTGATGGAGTACCCCAAAGTACAAATCGTAATGCTCAAAGAGATTTGAGAAATATTGATCCTAGTTCCATTGAAAGAATTGAGGTGTTACGCGGCCCTAGTGCTATTTATGGGGATGGGGCTACTGGGGGCTTGATTAATATTATCACCCGTGGTGCTGGGGATACTCCTTTTCAGGCTACTACTAATGTGAGTTTGAATAGTATTTTGACCGATGTGGGAGACAGTTTTGGTTATAATTTGGAACAGTCTTTTGGGGGTACTTCCCGGGGTTGGAATTACTTTTTTAATGCTTCCTATGGTGCTACGGGGGGATTTTTTGATAGTGAGGGCGATCGCATTCCCCCTGATCCACAAGGGCAAGGAGGTTTAGCAGATTTACAAACCTTAAATTTATTGGGTAAGGTGGGTTATGATATTAATGAAAATCAGAATATCGAATTTAGTATCAATTATTTTGATGATCAACAAAATAGCGACTTTACTTTAGATCCTACCCCTTCGGGTGAAAAGGCGGAGGCAAGACGAGGATTACAATTACCTAATCAACCCAACACAGAAAATTTAGTTTTAAATCTTCGTTATCAAAATAGCGCTTTGGGTAATAGTAGTTTATCTTCCCAAATTTATTATCGAGATTATTCCACAAGGTTTTTCCCTTTTGATTTACGTACTAGCCCCGCTTTTGGTAATGCTGTATTACAATCTGAGGTGCGATCGCAAAAATTCGGTACGAGGGTAGATATTGACACCCCCTTACTACCCGAAGATAAATTGAACCTTACTTGGGGTTTAGATTATTTCAATGAAGACTCTTCCCAACCTGCAGATATTTTTGATAACGATATTTTTGCCAACAGTGATGGATTAATCTTCCAAAAAATTGGAGAAGGCTTCCTTTCCCCCCCCACAAGCCAAAATAACCTCGGTTTATTTGCCCAAACCCGTTGGAAACCCCTTGAATCTTTAACTATTAATGGCGGTATTCGTCAAGAATTTGTGGGCGTAAATGTCGGTGACTTTACCACCCTAGGGGGAAATCAAGTACAGGGCG
This sequence is a window from Cyanobacterium stanieri LEGE 03274. Protein-coding genes within it:
- a CDS encoding GTP-binding protein, whose translation is MVEKFNQWSQEEWENTILDFANLQGEINYKQAQKSLQNLLNNLDLKEEEKIGLETDINQLTTMLEKLENSVIQIAAFGMVGRGKSSVLNALVGEEIFITGPLHGVTQDISQTNWQLNQESIGNGLGNVQRLINSSANAQIQLIDTPGIDEIDGETREALAHDLASQVDLILFVVSGDITRVEYQALSQLREVGKPMILVFNKIDQYPDADRTEIYETIRDKRVKELLSPDEIVMVAASPLVSEAIRDKEGKLKVTRRRGKPDIEDLQLKILEILHREGKSLVALNTMLFTGNINERLVQRKLSVRDDNAEKIIQKAVMTKASAIALNPVTALDLFTGALIDVAMILSLSHLYNIPMTQKGALGLLKKIAFSMGGITASDILVTFGLSSLKGVLGLTTPITGGLSLAPYLSIAITQAGVAGVSTYTIGQVTKVYLANGASWGENGPLAVVENIINSLDETSILNRIKWELKAKLKAPKPPIIDPNLG
- a CDS encoding SDR family oxidoreductase, encoding MKILVAGATGQTGRRIVQELVEKGMDVRALVRDEAKAKEILPPSVEVVMGDVLKPTTLDNALKDCEVVICATGAAPSWDITAFYKVDFEGSKNLINCAKKADIDKFIFVTSLCVSKFFHPLNLFGLVLFWKKQAEKYLINSGLNYTIVRPGGLKNEDNLYPLVVKGADTLEEGSIPRRKVAQVCVEVISRPQTDGKILEIVAQEDAPSQDWDQLLAV
- a CDS encoding MORN repeat-containing protein, producing the protein MNKQSSKYLLTAFLGLTLTNGLLFINPVLANTINLADGSKCEGQLKEGNLHGQGKCTFSNGDIYEGNFVDGEKQGQGKYTFANGDVYEGEFTDDQIEGVGKRIYQEGDIYEGEFKQGQPHGQGVYTSTDGSKYEGQFVNGEPQGEGKFIYSNGDSCQGTIRDGQIQGEGVCDYDNGDRYQGQLVNNQPEGQGFYVFADGGSYRGTFTEGAITGRGERRYPSDDTYQGEMKNGVPHGQGKFTFSDGGVYEGNFEDGQQSGNGSYTFPNGNRYQGEFVNGKFAGQGVFTFANGDVCQGEFQNNQLHGQVVCDYSNGDTYKGEFANGKKNGSGVYTFSDGTVIDGNWRDDQPI
- a CDS encoding energy transducer TonB family protein, with the translated sequence MTYSSPSIEQRQKEAEKTKKIVTFGIFSSIALHGVLLIMVANQPNPITKEEQKPIELILVQEDPQPQTQPEEQPQESPQQVTPTPPQTVTPPTPQNPQSNAPTPPPQPVQPEITPNPPTVVENNTTPETPPQETSQEVVETPTPEVTNPTPVSPESSNVRPRFNTPNRQINSQNNNSVPSRPSQPTVNNNTLARNNSPSALQPLENYSDNTSNLRNSVRTPSRQINNNNNNVSRSVDHNQEISSGRINRNNTRTPSTANNSQNGENLNNLRNSLNNNQNRNNNGSNSPTASRPQDITPPSQNRPQAPQPKPNPTPASIQCLSNCQPSYPSALEGVEGQATVRVNLNSNGGVRGASIVSGHSNGEVNRQALLAAQRMTFTAPGNNTASVQVRINFTVAGSEFDRLARQKKEEQERQARMEEQRRREERQAQLEQERLERQQQLERERQEREAQLQREQENQQQLQQEQQEAEAQAERERQQREAEAQAERERQQREAEAQAERERQQREAEAQAERERQQQQSTENENSE
- a CDS encoding (2Fe-2S) ferredoxin domain-containing protein, whose protein sequence is MGEFNPWVKPLNKLTTENLVTGGLMEYEDIPCDVDTLGCLLHTLFQEHWQKTQVGHVVEGSVLELELTKPPKVCVIYDGYLTVVTDTWHLHLCLEEHGGGPDEKTPLSLRQQRVVSRASFYRRFNEKNQPRSWGIQFWNGAGEKMMNIFLPNPFVDEDNNLLPEHKPDLARLSLYEELRNIYVLGEKPIPYDRNPLKTPYLSVCRSGRCYPCQDWQPIFDALQEEVVKTGLDIKVKTSGCLEVCKMGPVVFYSGDKTWYTRVSPEVARDIVNKHVMGGEKIADHLYPPIPH
- a CDS encoding TonB-dependent receptor plug domain-containing protein; protein product: MKNKYWWLLPSKSLVWALPLLSVNVPFSFFAPLSAQTQQESDMENNFTEEEKPETENNLTPEEEQEIFIIITDKILNQPVFAPFRREATVRDSSRPVYVIDRQQIEAQGARTVQEALKYLPGVLSDGTTGGQLGGQSTQIIRGASTSQVLILLDGRPINDIGGFGGFDLSSFTTDNIERIELLPGGGSTLYGSDALGGVINIVTRSGAGETPQVTVRANVGSFGLNEQAIQSRGETNGVSWAVGYTRTQADNNFPFRIDRIGLESQRENADVLYNNFNLKLAGDLGDRNKLTFSALYLNKDFGIAGGIPIPNTSGAFNNLTPRARQTTNKLLMDLTLESKLGEGEDSLLTTRIYGDFLNYEFENPDGFSAGRDDVNRRALGLQVQHNWQLTPNQNITYGYDFRNTEADNNTFSSNSGTTTLNYDGSISQQALFASYSVDFSPQFNLNLGLRQDFNSLVNGSFTSPSIGARYHITPTTTIRGNYGRSFRSPQIVNLEGLGAFNIVGNPELKPERGNSFDIGIDQQLGDIGLLRLTFFSNRIDNLINFEFGNPSTYTNIGEIKSTGIEADLNVQVAPNFFAFANYTLNDPRIIEDVNSAIEGNELGFRGANSFNLGIAYEKDIYLALILKSLGGYFVNNTNTDSLPGYTTVDFKTRIPFSANVTLTGGIDNIFDQQYEQFPGFPAVGRNFRVGVSATF